The stretch of DNA GCGAGATCGTATTCCGAAGCCATTTCCGCCGATGACTTAAAGCCGCTCAGCGATGAACTTGATGTCGCTGATGTGCTAGTGATCGACGATTTGCATTTGATGGCTGACAAGCCGGCGGCGCAAGAAGAACTGGCCTTACGGATCGAATCGCGTTTTGATGCTGGTTTGCCGACGATTTTGACATCCAAACGGATGCCGTCGGAAGTCCGCGGCATTCGAAGTCGATTGGCTAGTCGTTGCGCCCCTGGTCTGACGATTCCTATTGAACTACCCCAGACTGCTTCGCGACGCCAACTACTCAGCGAGCTCTCACTGCACTTCAGTCTCGAACTTGACGAAAACTTGATTGCGATCTTGGACGCTGGGCTGGAGAGTTCCATTTCCGTGCGAGCCATGGAAGCGACGATGAAACAAATCTCGTTGTGGTGCCGCATGAACGAAAGCCAGGTCACGATCGAGGCGGTGCAGCAAGCCATCGATGGTTCTCGGCAAAGCCGCGATTTGTCGATGGCCGAGATCACGAACACCGTATCGAGGTACTTCCGGCTAAGAAGCTCTGAGTTGCGAAGTGATTCTCGAAAGCAAAACTTGGTGCGTGCCCGTTCGCTTGCGATGTGGTTGGCCCGTCAATTGACCTCCAACAGCATGCACCAAATTGGTGATTACTTCGGCGGTCGCGATCACACCACCGTGCTTCATGCGATCCGCAAAACGGCATCGCATCTTGAAACTGACCCCGTGCTTAAACGAGCAGCGGACGAGCTGGCCGAAAAGCTCTCGTAAAACGGCTCCCGTTTCGCTGTGGGTAGAAAATAAACCCGGACAATCCATACAAAAACTGAACTATTTCAGCGGTGGATAAGTTGTTCAGGAACCGTGTTCTTTCTGTGTGAGTCTGTTCCCCATGATTGTCAGTCGTTTGGCAGCCCTGTTGATCGATGTTGAAAACCGACTCCTTAACCAACAAAAATCCATCACCAAATCAACGCGTTTTCCACTGCCATCTCGTTTTCTCAACTCGTGAAATCTGAACGAGTTACGGCAGCCAATAGCCGTTTCTCAACACTTCTGCTCGAAGCATTACGAAGACGACGATATTTAATTACTAACTCTCTCAAGAGAGAAGCCACTGAAGATCAGAAACTTGGGATGGTGGACTCATCATTGGGGCGTGCGGGAATCCTCGAGAGTCGGTAAAACATGGGAGGTTCAGTCAAAGTCATTCACTCGTGGTGAGCATCCGTTGGCAGGACCGCTCTTTTTGTCCGTTTGTCTTCCGCAGATCCACTTTCATGAAAATCGTTTGTCAACGCGAATCTCTGACCAGCGCCTTTGCACTCGCAGCAAGCATTGCTCCGTCACGATCACCGAAAGAAATTCTTCAAAACGTGAAGGTGACCGCCGCTGGTAGCAAGCTGACGCTGATGGCCACGGACATGGAAGTCGGCATTCGGTTGGAACTTGAAGACGGTGTGGAAGTTGAAACCGAAGGAACCGCGTTGCTGCCAGTGGGACGCACGATGGCAATCCTTCGCGAAAGCAATGACGAAACCCTCACGATCGAAACGGACGATTCGGGAATTCGGATCACGGGCTCTCGCAGCAAGTTCCGTTTGCCGGGAAGCAACCCCGATGAATTTCCTGCCGTCGCTGGCTTCGAAGAAGACAAGTATCACGTCGTTCCAACGCGTCTGTTCCGCGAAATGGTCAAGCGAACCGTTTTCGCTACGGATCCAGAAAGCAGCCGTTACGCACTCGGCGGAGTGCTTTTGGAAATGGACGAGTCGAGTGTTACGGCGGTAGGCACCGACGGACGTCGTTTGGCTCGCATGGAGGGCACGGGTGAAGCCATAGGCGGACACCAAACCACAGGTATGACCACGATCGTGCCCACTCGAGCGATCCAGTTGATGGAGCGGGCTGTTAGCGACAAGGAAGAAACGGTAGACGTCGCTGCCCGCAATAACGACCTTTTGGTTCGAACAAGTCGAGCGGTAATTTATTCCCGATTGGTCGAAGGACGTTATCCCAATTGGCGACAAGTGTTACCCAACCGTACCGATGCTATTCAACTTGATATGACGGTTGGACCGTTGTTTGCCGCACTTCGACAAGCAGCCATCGTGACGGATATGGAAAGCCGAGGAATCGACTTTACGTTTGCCGACGGAACGCTGAAGCTAGAAGCCAGCACGGCCGAGATTGGTGAGTCGCAGATTGAATTGCCAATCGCTTACGATGGCGAACCGATCACGTTGACGATGGACCACCGCTATCTAGCCGACTTCTGTAAGGTGCTCGACAACGAGACCAATTTTGTCTTTGAGATTGAATCCGGATCCGCTCCCGCACTGCTGACAACAGACGATGGCTATGGATACGTGATCATGCCAATGGCTAAAGATCGCTAGATAGTTGTCCAGCGAGTTTTATCCCGGATGATCAAGACTCGGGATAACGGGATTCTTCGTGGTCAACGACCATCACGTTCGAAGCGAGATCCTCTACGGTCCGTTGTTCAAGGTTCTCTTCGCTTTGTCTCGATTCACGAAGTTCGTCGGGATCGGTGTCTTTAGGTAGCTTTCCAATATGGAAAACTGGTTGGCCCGGCCCTACCGCTGGGATGGTCGTCATTCCAATGATCACACCGTCAAACGGCGCTTCCATGATTCGGTTTTGATGACCCAACAAATCAGTATTTGTTGCTAGAGGCTGGTTGATCTCAACCACTTGGCCTGGCCGGACATGGAACTGCAAGAATCCACCACCGTCAGCTCGAACCCACTGAGTCCGTTTTACAACGAGCTGTTGTTCAGGGATCTCTTTGGCAAAGTCGATCATGTCCAAGTGAGCCAAAACATTCTTGACGCCACGAACAGCAGTTTCCACGATGGCGGGTTCAACCTTCCAGACCTCACCGCCTTCGAGCACGATCGTGGGGCAACCTTGTCGGCAGGCTTCTTTTCGCAAAGAACCATCAATCCCGGCTCCATCAACAATCACTTCCGTCCCGAAGTGCTTCGCAAGTGCGGCGACTCTCGGATCGCTCATGTCGGCTCGAACATTTGGATAGTTGGTTCGACGGATCGAAGCGGTGTGCAGGTCGATCCCGAAGTCACAGCGGCCAACGATTTCAGTGAAGATGGTATCGGCAACTCGGCTCGCCAATGATCCATTGGGGGAACCGGGAAAGCACCGATTCAAATCACGTCGATCAGGCATGTATCGGCTGTGCCTGTCGAAGGCGAGCAAATTCAAAATCGGAACCAGAATCAAGGATCCTTTTTTGAGTCGAAACTCTTTGTCGAGTATCAGCTCTCGAACCGCTCCAGTGCCATTGAGCTCATCACCATGAAGCGCAGCGGTGACAAAGACGGTGGGACCATCAACGTCGCTGCGATGAATCTGCAAGGGAATCGAAAGTGAGATACCGGAATAGCTTTCACTAACGGGCAAGAAGACTTCCGATACCTGTCCGCGCGGAATGGCTTTACCCAACCATGAATCAATCGATTTGCGAGGAGGGGATTCTTGTTTCATAGATTCGCTCATTGTCCCGATGACTCGATTTCTGTTTCGAGCCTACGAACTTTCGGTCGCCGTTTCTTTTGCGTCTTCTCGGGAACCATTCCTCGCATCGCTTCGAGTTTGCCAAAACACAACAAGCGGTCGTGTGGTTCAAGGGTTCGCTTGAGCCTTGGGTTAGGAATCACAACGCTACCTCGGTACAGGGTGAGGACGTTGATGTCTTGCTCTGGTAAGCCCGACTGATCAATGGTCTTGCCCACGAAATCCGATCCTTCGGGGATATGAATTTCCGTCACGCCATATCCACGACTGACGGTCAATCGTTGTCGAAGGTCAATTTCAGGAAAGGCGACCTGAGCGTTGATGTAGTCAACGATCGCACCGGCAACGTCCAGTTGAGTGCAATGTTCGATACCTTCTAATCCCGGGGAAGAGTTGACCTCCATGATCTGAGGTCCGTCTTTTCCTTCGAGCATATCGACGCCGGAAACTCTAAGTCCCATGATTTGCGAGGCGCGAACGGCCGCATCGCGGTAGGCGGGTTCAAGAGTCACGAGTTCCGTTTTGCCGCCACGATGGACATTGCTGCGAAATTCTTGACCCTGGGCTACTCGCCGCATCGCCGCAACGACATGATCACCGACCACGAATGCGCGAACGTCACGGCCTTTGCTCTCAGCCACGAATTTTTGAATCAACACGTTTTGCCGAGTACTTTGTAAGGTCTCGATGATCGCTTCGGCAATCTTGACGCTTTCAGCAAGAATGACACCTACGCCTTGAGTTCCTTCCAACAACTTGATGATGATCGGTGTTCCGCCAACGCGTTCGATGGCTGGTAACACGTCCTTTTTCTCGCGAACAAAGGTCGTTTGTGGAATACCGATTTGATGGCGGCTGAGGATTTGCAAACACCGTAGCTTGTCACGAGAGTTCGCGATGCCGCTTGAGGATGCCGTAGTGAACACATCCATTTGTTCAAATTGACGAACAACGGCGGTACCGAAGTAAGTGACCGAGTTGCCGATACGCGGAATGATTGCGTCGTAATGTGAAAGATGTTTGGATCGAAAGTAGAGGTCGGGTTCACCCTCTTCTAGATCGATAGAGAAACGCAACGTGTCCAATACTTTTACAGAGTGACCACGCTTTTTTGCGGCCTCTCGTAAACGCTTCGAGCTGTAGCAGTTTGCGCTTCTTGAAAGGATCGCTAATTTCATGAGATACTTCTTTGCAGGTGACCAAGACGAGTCACACAGGGAGAGTCGCGATTTGGTGAGGAAGAAAGTTCGAGAGACGGGGTGGAAAGAGCGTTGCTATTTGGGTTTGGGATCACCGGTAGGCGAGCGTCGTCTTGACCGACCTGGCCGTGGACCAAAGAACGATTGAGCGGGATCGACAAGCATTCGACCTCGAATCGCCTCTCGACCGATAAGCATGCGAAAGCCCATCAAACTTCGATCGGCAAGGGTCAAGTCGACATCCCAAGTATCGCCCATCCAGCTTACCGGAGTTCGAATGACAAACCGCTCCGACGACTCACCACTACTGCTGCGGATGTTTCGGATATCAAGCACCTTCGCCTGACACGTGATGACAAAGTCATCGCGACGTTGGATGGGGTGGACCTGAAAACGCACGTGTTGTTCGCCATCGACCATGAATGGCTCGATTTCAAACGCATGCAAACTAGAAGATCTCGCCCCGGTATCTATTTTGGCCTTGGTGCGTCTGACCCCAAGCGCGGGCAAACTGATCCATTCTCGCCATCCGATGACGACTAATGGCGTTTGGGAATCGATTTGGCGATCTGAAGATGTCAAAATAGATAAGAAATCGAGGGAGTAAATGGCGCCAAGTGTCCTTATATTTAGCTTCCTCACCGACTTTACTAAACCCACCTGCGGAATTTGGCAAAGCCTTTTTGAGCTCTGTTTTCCTCAACCACCTGACTCACCCCATCCGGCAAAGGCATCGTGGCAAAGTCGTATTCTAAAAAAATTGAAGCCGCGAAAGTGGCGGAAGACCGGCCCCAGGTCCGTCGAATTGGTTCATTAGTGAATCAATTGATGGCCCGTCGGGGTTACGCCCAGGTCTTTGCCGGTGAAGAAATACTACGGTCTCTTATTTCCGAAACGGGTCCAGAAGTCGGCAATGGCTGTTCCGTGGGGAAGCTCAAGGCGGGTGTCCTGCACGTTTACGTTACGGACTCGGCAACACTCCAGGAACTAAACTTTCGAAAACGAGGAATTCTCAAACGATTGCAAAAGGATCTTCCCGATAGCAAGGTCACTGATATTCGTTTCAGGATTCAAGCCTCGTGAACGAGTCCAAAGACAGGCGGAATGTATCGTCCAGCCGGGACGTGCATTCCGAACCGGACGGCGTTCCCCGTTGTTGGTGGTGCGGAACTGACCCTCTCTACAGAGCGTACCACGATGACGAATGGGGACTTCCTGTTGTTGACGATCGGGGCCTGTTCGAAAAAATTTGCCTGGAAGGTTTTCAATCAGGTTTGTCTTGGATCACGGTTTTGAAAAAGCGTCACGCTTTTCGGAAAGCGTTTAAAAACTTTGATCACAAAAAACTCGTCAAGTTCAACGATGCCGATATCGAGCGTCTGGTTCTCAACGCGGACATCATTCGGCATCGGGGGAAAATCAAGTCGGTAATCAACAATGCCGACCGAGCGATTCAGACGATCAATGATCACGGGTCCCTAGCATCTTTCCTGTGGCAATTCGAACCGAAAACTCATCGATCGCCACGTTCCAAAAATGAAGTCGCCGCGACGAGTCCCGAATCCACCGCCATGAGTAAGGCGCTTAAGAAGAACGGTTGGACCTTCGTAGGACCGACAACGTGTTACGCCCTAATGCAGGCGATGGGAATGGTCAACGATCACCTTCCCGAATGCCATGCGTGGCCCGTTGTTGAACAGGCGCGAGCAGCACTACCGAGGCCTAGATGATTGAGCCGGCCTGATCACTTGCCTTTAGGACGCGTTAAGTCGGTATAGGGAGACGATTCAAAGATAGGATCGTCGGACACTCTAGGATCTTTGGTCCGATGAAGTTCCTCCATTAAGCGAAGGTGAAGTTTGTTTCGCGTTTCCTGATGTTCCAACTTCGAAGCTAAGTTCACCATGCAATCAGGATCAGATTTCACGTTGTACAGTTCGAATTCTGGCAACTTACCTACCGCATAGTCGAACGACTTTGGATCTTGTCGTCGGTGCGTGATAATCCATGCTTTGGTAGGGCTGGCGTCCATGTCTCCGAAACCGGCAAAAGTGTTCTCGGTAAGTGCTTCTTGAAAGTCGTCTGCTTTACTCAATTCACCCGGTTCTCCGTACCCAGGAGCCGTTCCCATGGGCCAACGATCGGGTTCAAAGTTGACGACATAAAGATACTCGTCTGTGCGAATAGCCCGTTGCGGGTAAGGCTTGTTCCCAATCCGCGCGTGATCAACATGTCGTTCACGTCCAGTAAACACAGCATCTCGTTCAGGGATAACCTGCCCCGCCTGTTCGCTCTTGAAGATGGGAACCAACGAAGTGGCGGTCATTGTGTCCGGGATCTCAACGTCGGATACTTCCAAAAACGTCGTCGCCAAATCGGGCAACGAAACGAAATCATCGATTACTCGTCCAGGATTGCTGATTCTTTCCGGCCAACGGATAGCAAGAGGCACATGTGTGCCCATGTCGTAGAGGTTGCACTTGCCACGAGACACACCGGGCATACCATGGTCGCCGCTAACGACGAGAATGGTATTCTTGTCGAGACCTAACCGAGTCATCTCTTCCATGATCACACCAAGGCCTGCATCAAACGCCTGGACTTCGCCAAGGTAATCGGCAAAGTCCTCGCGGATGGTTGGCACGTCGGGTAGGTACTTGGGCAACTTGCCTTTCAGCGAATCGGGGTCGATGCCCCACAGAGCTTTGCCGCTGCCGGCAATCCACTTTCGGTGGCAATTGGTGGGGCCAAACCAGTAACAAAACGGTTGATCACCATCAAGTTTTCCGTTCCCATCCGCATCAACAAACGACAAAAAGTTCTGTCGAACTTCATCGTACAATTGTTTCTTTGCGGCTTCATGGTCGTCAGACTTCATCGCTGTTTGCGAAAAGGCGTTGAACTTGCGACCGGCGCTGTTGAACCCCGTGGCCTTTCCACCGTGGGGAGCATCGGCCGGTGTACCGGGGCTCCAAACCTTGTAGGTATGTCCGATGCGGTAGCCCGCGTCCTTCATCAATAGCGGATACGAAGGCGACGAAAAGTCCCAGATAGCCCCGCGCAAAATCGCACCTCGACCGCAACGCCAAAAGTGTTGACCCGAAAGCAACGAACTACGACAGGGAGTGCACGAGGGCGCGCTGACGAAAGCGCGAGTGAACAGAAGTCCTTCTGAGGCGACACGATCGAAGTGAGGCGTTGATACTGCATCGCTTATCCCTCCTGGATTTAGATCCGCATAGGCGCCAGCGTAGCGACCCCAATCATCGGCAAAGGCCATGATGACATTAGGCCGATCATCAGCTCGGGTATGCCCGCTAAGGACACCAAAAACTACCAACAATAAGAACAAAATTCTGGACACGATCACCTAGCCCCGAGAAGAGACGCACGAGAGTAAGATACAAACGCAAAACGTGTGAACTAACTTAACGCATTTTGAACTATGGATTGGAACCTTCATCAAATTAGGCGAGTGATAAAATGAGCGAGACAACGGATGATGAACCACGCAAGGCAAAACCACTGTCCGCAGCGGCACGGCGTATTCTCGGAGTATTGGTCGAGAAAGCCAAAACGACCCCGGACAACTATCCATTGACTTTGGCATCGGTCATCAGTGGCAGTAACCAAAAATCTAATCGTTCACCGCAGATGGACCTCGACGATGAAGACGCATTGCTGGCGTTGGACGAATTGCGAGAAGCCGGCGCAGCACGCGAAGTTCAAGGCAGCGGACGGGCTACGAAGTATCGACATGCGGCTTATGAATGGCTCGGCGTCGACGCGCCGGAATCGGCGGTGATGACTGAGCTATTGCTTAGAGGTCCCCAGACGCTCGGTGAGCTGCGAACCCGCGCGTCGCGGATGTATGCATTCGACAATTTGCAAGCTGTCGAGTCCGTGGTCAACCAACTAATAGAAAAAGATTTAGTGGAAGCCCTCACTCCGCCGGGACGCGGACAAACGTTTGCCCATAAACTGTATCCGCCGCAGGAAAGGCAATACTTGGTTGCCAAGGTCGAAAAGAAGGCAGCCGCCGAAACCACGGCTGATACTTCGACTTCCGTGTCCGAGGCTGCTCCGGCGAAGTCTCAAGTTGACAAATTGCTCGAACGCCTCGACACGGTCAATGAACGCATTGATGTGCTAGAAAAACGAATCGCTGAACTGGAACAATGATCTAATGTTGGTAAACCTTCGAACTATTCTCGCTGCTGTAATTGTCGCTCTTCTATGCAGTGTGCCCGACACGCTAGCGCATGAAGGTCACGGCGATTCGAGTGACAATCACAATCACGACGAACAGCCGAGTCGTGATCGCTTCATGACGACGCGAAGTAGTCCGCAAGTACTCCCACTGACGAAGCAGGACGATGTTTTCCACTTCGTCATTTACGGTGATCGTACAGGTGGCGTTCCCGAAGGGTTAAAGGTTCTTGAGCAGGCTGTCAAAGATACAAACCTGCTTGATCCCGATATGGTGAT from Rubripirellula amarantea encodes:
- a CDS encoding sulfatase family protein, giving the protein MSRILFLLLVVFGVLSGHTRADDRPNVIMAFADDWGRYAGAYADLNPGGISDAVSTPHFDRVASEGLLFTRAFVSAPSCTPCRSSLLSGQHFWRCGRGAILRGAIWDFSSPSYPLLMKDAGYRIGHTYKVWSPGTPADAPHGGKATGFNSAGRKFNAFSQTAMKSDDHEAAKKQLYDEVRQNFLSFVDADGNGKLDGDQPFCYWFGPTNCHRKWIAGSGKALWGIDPDSLKGKLPKYLPDVPTIREDFADYLGEVQAFDAGLGVIMEEMTRLGLDKNTILVVSGDHGMPGVSRGKCNLYDMGTHVPLAIRWPERISNPGRVIDDFVSLPDLATTFLEVSDVEIPDTMTATSLVPIFKSEQAGQVIPERDAVFTGRERHVDHARIGNKPYPQRAIRTDEYLYVVNFEPDRWPMGTAPGYGEPGELSKADDFQEALTENTFAGFGDMDASPTKAWIITHRRQDPKSFDYAVGKLPEFELYNVKSDPDCMVNLASKLEHQETRNKLHLRLMEELHRTKDPRVSDDPIFESSPYTDLTRPKGK
- a CDS encoding RimK family alpha-L-glutamate ligase, producing MKLAILSRSANCYSSKRLREAAKKRGHSVKVLDTLRFSIDLEEGEPDLYFRSKHLSHYDAIIPRIGNSVTYFGTAVVRQFEQMDVFTTASSSGIANSRDKLRCLQILSRHQIGIPQTTFVREKKDVLPAIERVGGTPIIIKLLEGTQGVGVILAESVKIAEAIIETLQSTRQNVLIQKFVAESKGRDVRAFVVGDHVVAAMRRVAQGQEFRSNVHRGGKTELVTLEPAYRDAAVRASQIMGLRVSGVDMLEGKDGPQIMEVNSSPGLEGIEHCTQLDVAGAIVDYINAQVAFPEIDLRQRLTVSRGYGVTEIHIPEGSDFVGKTIDQSGLPEQDINVLTLYRGSVVIPNPRLKRTLEPHDRLLCFGKLEAMRGMVPEKTQKKRRPKVRRLETEIESSGQ
- a CDS encoding ATP-dependent zinc protease family protein, which produces MTSSDRQIDSQTPLVVIGWREWISLPALGVRRTKAKIDTGARSSSLHAFEIEPFMVDGEQHVRFQVHPIQRRDDFVITCQAKVLDIRNIRSSSGESSERFVIRTPVSWMGDTWDVDLTLADRSLMGFRMLIGREAIRGRMLVDPAQSFFGPRPGRSRRRSPTGDPKPK
- the dnaN gene encoding DNA polymerase III subunit beta, translating into MKIVCQRESLTSAFALAASIAPSRSPKEILQNVKVTAAGSKLTLMATDMEVGIRLELEDGVEVETEGTALLPVGRTMAILRESNDETLTIETDDSGIRITGSRSKFRLPGSNPDEFPAVAGFEEDKYHVVPTRLFREMVKRTVFATDPESSRYALGGVLLEMDESSVTAVGTDGRRLARMEGTGEAIGGHQTTGMTTIVPTRAIQLMERAVSDKEETVDVAARNNDLLVRTSRAVIYSRLVEGRYPNWRQVLPNRTDAIQLDMTVGPLFAALRQAAIVTDMESRGIDFTFADGTLKLEASTAEIGESQIELPIAYDGEPITLTMDHRYLADFCKVLDNETNFVFEIESGSAPALLTTDDGYGYVIMPMAKDR
- a CDS encoding succinylglutamate desuccinylase/aspartoacylase family protein; this encodes MKQESPPRKSIDSWLGKAIPRGQVSEVFLPVSESYSGISLSIPLQIHRSDVDGPTVFVTAALHGDELNGTGAVRELILDKEFRLKKGSLILVPILNLLAFDRHSRYMPDRRDLNRCFPGSPNGSLASRVADTIFTEIVGRCDFGIDLHTASIRRTNYPNVRADMSDPRVAALAKHFGTEVIVDGAGIDGSLRKEACRQGCPTIVLEGGEVWKVEPAIVETAVRGVKNVLAHLDMIDFAKEIPEQQLVVKRTQWVRADGGGFLQFHVRPGQVVEINQPLATNTDLLGHQNRIMEAPFDGVIIGMTTIPAVGPGQPVFHIGKLPKDTDPDELRESRQSEENLEQRTVEDLASNVMVVDHEESRYPES
- a CDS encoding DNA-3-methyladenine glycosylase I; its protein translation is MHSEPDGVPRCWWCGTDPLYRAYHDDEWGLPVVDDRGLFEKICLEGFQSGLSWITVLKKRHAFRKAFKNFDHKKLVKFNDADIERLVLNADIIRHRGKIKSVINNADRAIQTINDHGSLASFLWQFEPKTHRSPRSKNEVAATSPESTAMSKALKKNGWTFVGPTTCYALMQAMGMVNDHLPECHAWPVVEQARAALPRPR
- a CDS encoding helix-turn-helix domain-containing protein, producing MLLQDETTANASLKRSVESFPLERPPSSMRRRGPQYVPASLSYFVAGEENRLAALVCGGEIEVFALGNPVLLTGPVGCGKTAIATHLAALAVSQISRDGEPGRVVFYSANDFARSYSEAISADDLKPLSDELDVADVLVIDDLHLMADKPAAQEELALRIESRFDAGLPTILTSKRMPSEVRGIRSRLASRCAPGLTIPIELPQTASRRQLLSELSLHFSLELDENLIAILDAGLESSISVRAMEATMKQISLWCRMNESQVTIEAVQQAIDGSRQSRDLSMAEITNTVSRYFRLRSSELRSDSRKQNLVRARSLAMWLARQLTSNSMHQIGDYFGGRDHTTVLHAIRKTASHLETDPVLKRAADELAEKLS
- a CDS encoding YceH family protein yields the protein MSETTDDEPRKAKPLSAAARRILGVLVEKAKTTPDNYPLTLASVISGSNQKSNRSPQMDLDDEDALLALDELREAGAAREVQGSGRATKYRHAAYEWLGVDAPESAVMTELLLRGPQTLGELRTRASRMYAFDNLQAVESVVNQLIEKDLVEALTPPGRGQTFAHKLYPPQERQYLVAKVEKKAAAETTADTSTSVSEAAPAKSQVDKLLERLDTVNERIDVLEKRIAELEQ
- a CDS encoding DUF721 domain-containing protein codes for the protein MAKSYSKKIEAAKVAEDRPQVRRIGSLVNQLMARRGYAQVFAGEEILRSLISETGPEVGNGCSVGKLKAGVLHVYVTDSATLQELNFRKRGILKRLQKDLPDSKVTDIRFRIQAS